Part of the Neoarius graeffei isolate fNeoGra1 chromosome 15, fNeoGra1.pri, whole genome shotgun sequence genome is shown below.
ATACACTTACAAGCAGTGGATACCAGCAGATTGATGCAATGACCATGATAAGGATGAGCTGCACCATCATCTCCACCTCGTAGTCTCTCCGGCGCTGATTGGAGTCCTGTCCACAGCAGACCCTCAGCAAGGTGACCACACTCACTGTGTTCAGGATGAAGGACACGACCAGAGACATCAGCCCGACCACTGAGAACACCAGGCAAAAGGCCATATCCAGGGGCATAGAGCTGATGTTTAGGAAGCACCATGACCCTGGGCTCTGGAGGTGGTAGCTGCCCAGACCGAGCAGAGGCAACAGGCTGATGCACCCAGCCGTCATCCACACACTGGCTACCATGATACATGCTCGGCTCTTTGACATGTTGCTGGAACGGGCGAAGGGATGAGTGATGCCTACAAATCGTTCTGCGGCCATTGTGGCACTCAGAAGGAGAGGGCACAGGCCATAGAACACCATGGACATGCCCATGAAGTTGCAGAGGTGACAGTAGGGATCCAGAACCATCCACTTGATCTTTCTGATGTGGTAAGCAATAACAATGGTTCCAGTGACCAGCAGGCCCATGAAATCAGTCACCACCAGGCTGCATAGGAAGAGAAGGAAGGATGAACGAGAGCGACTTTGTGTTCGCAGGAAGGACTTGACTAGTACCACAAAGGCAAACATGTTGGAGCTGAGGCCCAGTGTACAAAACACGCCTGAGGCTAGGACAGTGCTGAGGGTTGGGAATGTGATTGTGTTATTGGAAAAGCAGAAGGAGTGATTGAACATCTCTTTGCTTGCATTATTTGAGTGAACTGACATCATGATGGCACACTTGCTTTATTTGAATCTTCTCCAAATTAGCCTTTTTGGTCAGGTAATCGGATCATCCTGTGAGCTTCATTCCAGATCTGCCAAACAAATCAAAACACATAAtaatcaaaaaagtgcttatatgTGCTGACCTGCTGCTTAACACTTCTATattcactcactggccacttcatGAGAGAAACCTATACACCTGATCGTTCATGTACAGTAATTAtccaaatcagccaatcatgtgtctgcaatacaatgcataaaatcagctaaaaagccaaggagaataggAAAAAATGCGTGTCATTTCAGTGACTTTGAACGGACATTTATTTTAAGCTGGAGAAAGCCATCAGACCGTATGCTTCGTCCAACATAAACAACTATGAAGATAAAGTAGCAATAGAAACAAACACCCAAGCTAAGTTTAGCCCAATACTACGGCTATTTTAagaatgcaaaaaaaaacaaaaaaaaaaaaacaaaaaaaatattggACATTGCTGTTTTGCCGTATTGCCAAAGGTAAACAGTGATAATGGAGAGtcaaggctacattcacattaccaggctgaagtgactcaaatctgatttttaCCTTAATGTGACATACATCTGATGTTTTCAGGGCTGTGTGGACACAGAAATCCGATCTTTTCAAATCATATTTGATAGACTTTCATATGTGGTTCTAAAGCGGATATGTATCTGATTTGTggccatgtgacatgaatgagaacGGTCAGATCAGAATTCATGTGACTTTTTGCTTTTACACATGCACTGACCGCTGTCTTCATCCACCAGCACTGCCAGCGCAATAAAACACCAATGGAGGAGAGCTATAATGCCTGCAAAACCAGCAAAACAGTCATCTGGCTAGCTGTACAGCTGACAAACTGTTTGCTGTCCTCCAGAGCAAAATGCGCAAAATACATTGCATCCCTTTAATCAGTTTTAATACCATGAGTCATCTCACAATATGACATTTCTTCGTTGTTGGTGATGCAGATAACTTGCGCAAAAACATAATGTGTGCATGCATGCTATTTTGAAGGACAAATGCGTTCACATTACAATCACAATGTATTcacattacaaccccaattccaaaaaaagttgggacactgtgtaaaacataaataaaaacagaatgtgaagatttgcaaatcatggaaaccctatgtttcactgaaaatagtacaaaaacaacatatgttgaaactgagaaattttattgttttttgaaaaatatatgctcattttgaatttgatgtcagcaacacgtttcagaaaagttgggat
Proteins encoded:
- the tbxa2r gene encoding thromboxane A2 receptor isoform X1, which produces MMSVHSNNASKEMFNHSFCFSNNTITFPTLSTVLASGVFCTLGLSSNMFAFVVLVKSFLRTQSRSRSSFLLFLCSLVVTDFMGLLVTGTIVIAYHIRKIKWMVLDPYCHLCNFMGMSMVFYGLCPLLLSATMAAERFVGITHPFARSSNMSKSRACIMVASVWMTAGCISLLPLLGLGSYHLQSPGSWCFLNISSMPLDMAFCLVFSVVGLMSLVVSFILNTVSVVTLLRVCCGQDSNQRRRDYEVEMMVQLILIMVIASICWYPLLVFIAQTVLSASQLDSHTLLLYIRFATWNQILDPWVYILFRRSILKRVYPRMDWSRGSIISPYPPFSTLRRLTRSSIGHPASLNEQTSEELKQEDAFLSMQRVSHHS
- the tbxa2r gene encoding thromboxane A2 receptor isoform X2 codes for the protein MMSVHSNNASKEMFNHSFCFSNNTITFPTLSTVLASGVFCTLGLSSNMFAFVVLVKSFLRTQSRSRSSFLLFLCSLVVTDFMGLLVTGTIVIAYHIRKIKWMVLDPYCHLCNFMGMSMVFYGLCPLLLSATMAAERFVGITHPFARSSNMSKSRACIMVASVWMTAGCISLLPLLGLGSYHLQSPGSWCFLNISSMPLDMAFCLVFSVVGLMSLVVSFILNTVSVVTLLRVCCGQDSNQRRRDYEVEMMVQLILIMVIASICWYPLLIYILKTVLSNDAVDPDFVLLCTRLATVNQICDPWIYILCQKSTLRCLLHKQCCLHHSWTATPCCSIFALPPGTRSWIPGSTSSSAVPY